A single region of the Drosophila miranda strain MSH22 chromosome 2, D.miranda_PacBio2.1, whole genome shotgun sequence genome encodes:
- the LOC108155781 gene encoding uncharacterized protein LOC108155781, which yields MQKQEEVLSRLRQILDIFLRDNFSTTNNVYFEKLLTHIKAKENVYVLQAPFIIDWVDKCMTMVMEDFNKIHPKVISFMLNLTSYLASNEWMIVRLRELDIVGRTIKFLKSGDLQFSPSIKLGGIRLMKSVACFSMGLAFMRIHRTWTLLIQYSNNDHTLYVVREARQVLYEILYKSCDKLHDKAVTLEILAEIMKPIHDNLYKTTDPEVQERIHINVDDNELLHKISATLDLLSYVLQQTLVHEERTMLISLMKEYHDFEITIWKLIDMTHNPYFMEKIFTTLSSYYFALLTHEKLLNPDVTEPPEQFTDFGLSFFNLMKFFITRRDGVGFVKMAELNHILWKKLGARAPKEIIIQHERVTFENQLILFHMLPLLFSMKYAQRQADEASRTELFDAYVLKLMEMSCEQTFRMCYSMRDAFFTPEGVAGGLFTPELANKCIHSILSLEHVLDREQAITVCQALLYVLREVVALSALGNSGQDDCHSVSSAGSAGSIYRDLYPRGTELVVNDPKVLHSVMVGLRTLIERFKITWKESVETIGLVNCLAFVLENTNMDARCTVQALKLVQLAVEHFLSPNMALLVDNLQGSALVCLGPIIVKRMHDTTWEVRDTTLELTTSIASISRIKFPAFQQFLIDAKIPPIVYEMAKNDSESYVRASAFKCLSQMVSINLLWENCLSQLDLVDHLLYVLYRDNDDLVRAEAVNTLMKIYEHRKIHQKYKNTLFSTLNYCVVGDHHSEVKLNALVFWRREFFRQFSNQGMIDGVFPTVTFSKEQKKIVTLTEKEIQTSIAKVFGEVQQYGYFGIIIKCLREEVSVEVLEIIVRGLKLMNEKFERFKGIMEEVELRSPPPSDEQCSSFNFKPQEPTPHPSSGRSSPMNPNKADEIIEGILNSQDAQLLETAFQTQMQINDEDDEKRHLDEFYYKQFAMPYRKFLVELKTIDLDNLIKQKEERFECIENFTSLLDDILCAIKHDDANIISDCY from the exons atgcaAAAGCAAGAGGAGGTCCTATCGCGCCTCAGGCAGATCTTGGACATATTTCTGCGCGATAACTTTTCCACAACCAACAATGTTTACTTTGAGAAGCTTCTAACGCACATAAAGGCTAAGG AGAATGTGTATGTGCTCCAGGCGCCGTTTATCATCGATTGGGTCGACAAATGCATGACCATGGTAATGGAGGACTTTAACAAAATCCATCCGAAGGTGATATCGTTTATGTTGAATCTCACCAGCTACTTGGCGTCAAACGAGTGGATGATTGTGCGCCTCCGTGAACTGGACATTGTGGGCAG AACCATTAAATTCCTGAAGTCGGGAGATCTCCAGTTTAGTCCGTCAATCAAACTCGGAGGAATACGGCTGATGAAGTCCGTGGCTTGCTTCAGTATGGGTCTGGCATTCATGAGAATCCATCGCACGTGGACATTGCTGATTCAATACTCGAATAACGATCACACGCTGTATGTGGTGCGGGAGGCCAGACAGGTGCTCTACGAGATTCTGTACAAATCGTGCGACAAGCTGCACGACAAGGCTGTTACCCTGGAAATACTGGCCGAGATAATGAAGCCCATTCATGATAATCTATACAAGACCACTGATCCCGAGGTGCAGGAACGCATTCACATCAATGTAGATGACAATGAGCTGTTGCACAAGATCTCGGCCACATTGGATCTGCTTTCGTACGTTCTGCAGCAGACGCTTGTGCACGAGGAGCGCACAATGCTGATCTCGCTGATGAAGGAGTATCACGACTTTGAAATAACCATTTGGAAACTTATCGACATGACGCACAATCCGTACTTTATGGAAAAGATCTTCACCACACTGAGCAGCTACTACTTTGCCCTTCTGACGCACGAGAAGCTGCTCAATCCGGACGTGACCGAGCCCCCCGAACAGTTCACCGACTTTGGCTTGTCCTTTTTTAATCTCATGAAATTCTTCATTACCCGAAGAGACGGCGTGGGTTTTGTGAAAATGGCCGAACTGAATCATATACTTTGGAAGAAGCTTGGCGCTCGTGCCCCCAAGGAGATCATCATCCAGCATGAACGAGTGACGTTTGAGAATCAGTTGATCCTCTTCCAtatgctgccgctgctgttctCCATGAAATATGCCCAGAGGCAGGCAGACGAAGCTTCTCGCACCGAACTGTTCGACGCTTACGTTCTGAAATTAATGGAAATGTCGTGTGAGCAGACCTTCCGTATGTGCTACAGTATGCGCGATGCATTCTTCACGCCCGAAGGTGTGGCGGGTGGTCTGTTCACGCCAGAGTTGGCCAACAAGTGCATACACAGTATACTGTCCCTGGAGCATGTGCTGGACCGGGAGCAGGCCATTACCGTGTGCCAGGCATTGCTGTATGTGCTCCGCGAGGTGGTGGCCCTGAGTGCCCTCGGCAATTCGGGCCAGGATGACTGTCATAGCGTTAGTAGCGCGGGTAGTGCTGGCAGCATCTACCGTGATCTTTATCCCCGCGGCACGGAGTTGGTTGTAAATGATCCCAAAGTTCTGCACTCCGTCATGGTCGGCCTGCGTACGTTGATCGAACGCTTCAAGATCACGTGGAAGGAGTCGGTGGAGACGATTGGCCTGGTCAATTGTCTGGCATTTGTGCTGGAAAACACCAACATGGATGCCAGA TGCACTGTCCAGGCGTTGAAACTCGTGCAGCTGGCTGTGGAGCATTTCCTGTCGCCGAACATGGCTCTGCTGGTGGACAATCTGCAGGGCTCTGCCTTGGTTTGCCTGGGTCCCATTATTGTCAAGCGCATGCATGATACCACGTGGGAGGTGCGTGATACCACGCTGGAGTTGACCACCTCCATAGCCAGCATTTCCCGTATCA AGTTTCCCGCCTTTCAGCAGTTTCTGATTGACGCAAAGATACCTCCGATCGTCTACGAAATGGCCAAGAATGATTCAGAGAGCTATGTGCGCGCCTCAGCATTCAAATGCCTGTCCCAGATGGTGTCCATCAATCTGCTGTGGGAGAATTGTCTCAGTCAACTTGATCTTGTG GATCATCTACTGTATGTGCTGTATCGCGACAACGATGATCTTGTGCGTGCAGAGGCCGTAAACACGCTGATGAAGATCTACGAACATCGCAAGATCCACCAGAAGTACAAAAATACACTCTTCTCCACCCTGAACTACTGCGTGGTCGGGGATCATCATTCAGAGGTGAAGCTAAATGCTCTGGTGTTCTGGCGCAGGGAGTTTTTCCGCCAGTTCAGCAACCAGGGCATGATCGACGGAGTCTTTCCCACAGTGACCTTCTCCAAGGAGCAGAAGAAGATTGTAACGCTGACGGAGAAGGAGATTCAGACGAGCATTGCCAAAGTGTTTGGGGAGGTGCAGCAATATGGTTACTTTGGCATTATCATTAAGTGTCTGCGCGAAGAGGTTTCTGTGGAAGTGCTGGAAATCATTGTAAGAGGCCTCAAATTAATGAACGAAAAGTTCGAGCGTTTCAAGGGCATTATGGAGGAGGTTGAGTTGAGGTCGCCACCCCCGAGTGATGAACAATGTTCCTCGTTTAACTTTAAACCTCAGGAGCCGACGCCACACCCATCATCTGGACGTAGCTCCCCCATGAACCCCAACAAAGCGGATGAGATTATCGAGGGTATATTGAACTCGCAGGATGCAcagctgctggagacggccTTTCAAACGCAAATGCAAATCAACGACGAGGATGACGAGAAGCGGCACTTGGACGAGTTCTACTACAAACAGTTTGCTATGCCGTATCGAAAGTTCCTTGTGGAGCTGAAGACAATTGACTTGGACAATTTGATTAAACAGAAAGAGGAGCGGTTTGAATGCATTGAGAACTTTACATCCCTGCTGGATGATATTTTGTGTGCGATAAAGCATGATGATGCGAATATTATTTCCGATTGTTACTAA